A single Actinomadura algeriensis DNA region contains:
- a CDS encoding RICIN domain-containing protein, protein MTLAAAPFVAFLMLAAGLAVMAEPARADDDTGWTFATANGRRLDVQNGNTGNGVFIVANTAPGHHQDWSLAPLGDGEFQVVNNATGKCLTETFPMTQGSCGGASQEWHFRPVTGKTNTFMLVRSNNDRCLDIVQNAQYSDAWTQVYGCNGSTAQEWIVPADKQPEAMELATEYYANLCSTNISTCSWTETSEGEPRALPREKASSVWFNDTSENVSQIFTIVYRSGWSQSFSSGVSTSVGVTNPIQAMITAQLSGTVTYQSDESEINGMVAVVPPQQYGWVDFAAVAKDVTGTWTFDRGGFPWTTEGTVTVPVVDTPVGSTMYVAHTGPNPPGATPPEDDGEPAVQTFATSATGTLDLPPGTQVAAHENGIEITDSDGRRILTMQPGKLTDTAGVTHEYDFSVNGNTVTQTIEGATGDTIVGTESMPIVTVGPGVLPSSALKTGARSKAPAVVLNDDYPISACDENGDGRCDEAERKKYEEELEAAEEWTECVGKAAIATGVAGAFAGAFGGPGAIVGGLAGWAGGAAGGMIVCSF, encoded by the coding sequence TTGACCCTGGCGGCGGCACCGTTCGTCGCCTTCCTCATGCTCGCCGCCGGCCTGGCCGTCATGGCCGAGCCGGCCAGAGCCGACGACGACACCGGCTGGACGTTCGCCACCGCGAACGGACGCCGGCTCGACGTCCAGAACGGCAACACGGGCAACGGCGTGTTCATCGTCGCGAACACCGCGCCCGGCCATCACCAGGACTGGAGCCTGGCCCCGCTCGGGGACGGCGAGTTCCAGGTCGTGAACAACGCCACCGGCAAGTGCCTGACCGAAACGTTCCCGATGACGCAGGGGTCCTGCGGCGGGGCCTCGCAGGAGTGGCACTTCCGCCCGGTCACCGGCAAGACCAACACGTTCATGCTGGTCCGCAGCAACAACGACCGCTGCCTGGACATCGTCCAGAACGCCCAGTACTCGGACGCCTGGACGCAGGTCTACGGCTGCAACGGCAGCACGGCGCAGGAATGGATCGTCCCGGCGGACAAGCAGCCGGAGGCGATGGAGCTCGCCACCGAGTACTACGCGAACCTGTGCTCCACCAACATCTCGACCTGCTCCTGGACGGAGACGTCGGAGGGCGAGCCCAGGGCGCTGCCGCGCGAGAAGGCGTCCTCCGTGTGGTTCAACGACACCTCTGAGAACGTCAGCCAGATCTTCACGATCGTCTACCGCAGTGGCTGGTCACAGAGTTTCTCCTCCGGCGTCTCCACCTCCGTGGGCGTCACCAACCCGATCCAGGCGATGATCACCGCCCAGCTGAGCGGGACGGTCACTTACCAGTCGGACGAGTCGGAGATCAACGGCATGGTGGCCGTCGTGCCGCCGCAGCAGTACGGATGGGTCGACTTCGCGGCGGTCGCGAAGGACGTCACCGGCACCTGGACCTTCGACCGGGGCGGTTTCCCCTGGACGACGGAAGGCACGGTGACGGTTCCGGTCGTCGACACCCCCGTCGGCAGCACCATGTACGTCGCGCACACCGGCCCGAACCCGCCGGGCGCAACGCCTCCGGAGGACGACGGCGAGCCCGCCGTACAGACCTTCGCCACCAGCGCCACCGGCACCCTCGATCTTCCGCCCGGCACTCAGGTCGCTGCCCACGAGAACGGGATCGAGATCACCGATTCGGACGGGCGCCGGATCCTGACGATGCAGCCGGGAAAGCTGACCGACACCGCGGGCGTGACACACGAATACGACTTCTCCGTGAACGGGAACACGGTGACGCAGACGATCGAAGGCGCCACCGGAGACACGATCGTGGGCACGGAGAGCATGCCGATCGTCACCGTGGGCCCCGGCGTCCTCCCCTCTTCGGCGCTGAAGACCGGAGCCCGCTCCAAGGCCCCCGCGGTCGTCCTGAACGACGACTATCCCATCTCGGCTTGTGACGAGAACGGCGACGGTCGTTGCGATGAGGCAGAGCGGAAGAAGTACGAAGAGGAACTGGAGGCCGCCGAAGAGTGGACCGAGTGCGTGGGCAAGGCGGCGATCGCGACAGGCGTCGCGGGAGCCTTCGCCGGCGCTTTCGGCGGGCCGGGCGCGATCGTGGGGGGCCTCGCCGGGTGGGCCGGTGGCGCCGCCGGCGGCATGATCGTGTGCAGCTTCTAG
- a CDS encoding cystathionine beta-synthase, whose amino-acid sequence MHVHDSLVELMGNTPLVRLRKVTEGFTRGREPQVLAKVEYFNPGGSVKDRIAVRMIDAAEASGELKPGGTIVEPTSGNTGVGLAIVAQERGYRCVFVCPDKVAKDKIDVLRAYGAEVVVCPTAVNPDHPDSYYSVSDRLATEIPGAWKPNQYSNPQNPRSHYETTGPELWEQTEGRITHFVAGIGTGGTISGAGKYLKEVSGGRVQVIGADPEGSVYSGGSGRPYLTEGVGEDIWPDTYDREICDRVIAVSDKDSFTMTRRLAREEALLVGGSCGMAVVAALRVAAEAGDDAVIVVLLPDGGRGYLSKIFSDEWMHQHGFSDDRTTTETTVGDVLAQKAGVESEGIPNFVHMHPTETVGEAVKVLREFGVSQMPVVSPGAGHPDVMAGEVVGAVEERVLLHALYADQAGSEDPLEKHMSPPLPVVGSGEPVARMVSVLEKRDAVVVLVDGKPSGIVTRQDVLAFLADRQD is encoded by the coding sequence GTGCACGTACACGATTCGCTGGTCGAGCTGATGGGCAACACCCCGCTCGTTCGGCTGCGCAAGGTGACCGAGGGGTTCACCCGGGGCCGCGAGCCGCAGGTGCTCGCCAAGGTGGAGTACTTCAACCCCGGCGGCTCGGTGAAGGACCGCATCGCGGTCCGGATGATCGACGCGGCCGAGGCGTCCGGAGAGCTGAAGCCCGGCGGGACGATCGTCGAGCCGACGTCGGGCAACACCGGGGTCGGCCTCGCGATCGTCGCGCAGGAGCGCGGCTACCGCTGCGTGTTCGTCTGCCCCGACAAGGTCGCCAAGGACAAGATCGACGTCCTGCGCGCGTACGGAGCCGAGGTCGTGGTGTGCCCGACCGCGGTGAACCCCGACCACCCCGACTCGTACTACTCGGTCTCGGACCGTCTGGCCACCGAGATCCCGGGCGCCTGGAAGCCGAACCAGTACTCCAACCCGCAGAATCCGCGGTCGCACTACGAGACGACCGGCCCCGAGCTGTGGGAGCAGACCGAGGGCCGCATCACGCACTTCGTCGCGGGCATCGGCACCGGCGGCACGATCAGCGGCGCCGGGAAGTACCTCAAGGAGGTCTCCGGCGGGCGCGTGCAGGTGATCGGCGCCGACCCGGAGGGCTCGGTGTACTCCGGCGGCAGCGGCCGCCCCTATCTGACCGAGGGCGTCGGCGAGGACATCTGGCCCGACACCTACGACCGCGAGATCTGCGACCGGGTCATCGCCGTGTCCGACAAGGACTCCTTCACGATGACCCGGCGGCTCGCCCGCGAGGAGGCGCTGCTCGTCGGCGGTTCCTGTGGCATGGCGGTCGTCGCGGCGCTGCGCGTCGCCGCCGAGGCGGGCGACGACGCGGTGATCGTCGTCCTGCTCCCGGACGGCGGCCGCGGCTACCTCAGCAAGATCTTCAGCGACGAGTGGATGCACCAGCACGGGTTCAGCGACGACCGCACCACGACGGAGACCACGGTCGGGGACGTCCTGGCGCAGAAGGCGGGCGTCGAGTCGGAGGGCATCCCGAACTTCGTGCACATGCACCCGACCGAGACCGTCGGGGAGGCCGTGAAGGTGCTCCGCGAGTTCGGCGTGTCGCAGATGCCCGTGGTGTCGCCGGGCGCGGGCCACCCCGACGTGATGGCGGGGGAGGTCGTCGGCGCGGTCGAGGAGCGGGTGCTCCTGCACGCCCTGTACGCCGACCAGGCCGGGTCGGAGGACCCGCTGGAGAAGCACATGAGCCCGCCGCTGCCGGTCGTCGGGTCGGGCGAGCCGGTGGCGCGGATGGTGTCGGTGCTGGAGAAGCGGGACGCGGTGGTCGTCCTCGTGGACGGCAAGCCGTCCGGGATCGTCACCCGCCAGGACGTCCTGGCCTTCCTCGCCGACCGGCAGGACTGA